The following coding sequences are from one Microtus pennsylvanicus isolate mMicPen1 chromosome 1, mMicPen1.hap1, whole genome shotgun sequence window:
- the LOC142832957 gene encoding uncharacterized protein LOC142832957 isoform X3, which translates to MGKLSKHDMNAVTYDDVHINFSWEEWNLLDPSQKNLYKDVMLETYKNLTTIGYNWEDHNIEEHCQSSRRYNRHERNEIGEKLSVYTQCIKAFAYGSHLQRNARTCTGEKPYECNQCGKAFARYSLVQRHKRTHTGEKPYGCNECGKAFAYCSTLQIHKRTHTGEKPYECKQCGKAFTQHSTLQLHKRTHTGEKPYECNQCGKAFACQSSLQRHKRTHTGEKPYDCDQCGKTFTCQSSLQMHKRTHTGEKPYECNQCGKAFACQSSLQRHKRTHTGEKPYECNQCGKGFACHSHLQRHERTHTGEKPYECNQCRKAFAHHTTLQMHKRTHTGEKPYKCHQCGKAFAYHTTLQRHKRTHTGEKLYECNQCGKSVSCLFHLQMHKRIHWRETREWN; encoded by the exons ATGGGCAAGCTGTCAAAGCACGACATG aatgcagtgacctatgatgatgtacATATCAACTTCTCTTGGGAAGAGTGgaatttgctggatccttcccagaagaatctctacaaagatgtgatgctggagacctataagaacctcactactatag gatataattgggaagaccataatattgaagaacattgtcaaagttctagaagataTAACAG gcatgaaagaaatgaaattggAGAGAAACTTTCTGTATATACTCAATGTATTAAAGCCTTTGCATATGGcagtcatcttcaaagaaatgcaAGAACAtgtactggagagaaaccttatgaatgtaatcaatgtggtaaagcctttgcacgttATAGTCTtgttcaaaggcataaaagaacacatactggagagaaaccctatggctgtaatgagtgtggtaaagcctttgcttaTTGCAGCACTCTTCAAATCcacaaaagaacacacactggagagaaaccctatgaatgcaagcaatgtggtaaagcctttactCAACACAGCactcttcaattgcataaaagaacccatactggtgagaaaccctatgaatgtaatcagtgtggtaaagcctttgcatgtcaaaGTAGTCTTCAacggcataaaagaacacatactggagagaaaccctatgactGTGATCAATGTGGTAAAACATTTACATGCCAAAGTagtcttcaaatgcataaaagaacccataccggagagaaaccctatgaatgtaatcagtgtggtaaagcctttgcatgtcaaagtagtcttcaaaggcataaaagaacacatactggagagaaaccctatgaatgtaatcagtgtggtaagggctTTGCATGCCAtagtcatcttcaaaggcatgaaagaacacatactggagagaaaccctatgaatgtaatcagtgtcgtaaagcctttgctcatcacactactcttcaaatgcataaaagaacacacactggagagaaaccctataaatgtcatcagtgtggtaaagcctttgcttaTCACACTactcttcaaaggcataaaagaacacatactggagagaaactgtatgaatgtaatcagtgtggtaaatctgtttcatgtctttttcatcttcaaatgcataaaagaatacactggagagaaacccgaGAATGGAAttag
- the LOC142832957 gene encoding uncharacterized protein LOC142832957 isoform X2, which yields MGDQENHDTNAVTYDDVHINFSWEEWNLLDPSQKNLYKDVMLETYKNLTTIGYNWEDHNIEEHCQSSRRYNRHERNEIGEKLSVYTQCIKAFAYGSHLQRNARTCTGEKPYECNQCGKAFARYSLVQRHKRTHTGEKPYGCNECGKAFAYCSTLQIHKRTHTGEKPYECKQCGKAFTQHSTLQLHKRTHTGEKPYECNQCGKAFACQSSLQRHKRTHTGEKPYDCDQCGKTFTCQSSLQMHKRTHTGEKPYECNQCGKAFACQSSLQRHKRTHTGEKPYECNQCGKGFACHSHLQRHERTHTGEKPYECNQCRKAFAHHTTLQMHKRTHTGEKPYKCHQCGKAFAYHTTLQRHKRTHTGEKLYECNQCGKSVSCLFHLQMHKRIHWRETREWN from the exons ATGGGCGACCAAGAAAACCACGACACG aatgcagtgacctatgatgatgtacATATCAACTTCTCTTGGGAAGAGTGgaatttgctggatccttcccagaagaatctctacaaagatgtgatgctggagacctataagaacctcactactatag gatataattgggaagaccataatattgaagaacattgtcaaagttctagaagataTAACAG gcatgaaagaaatgaaattggAGAGAAACTTTCTGTATATACTCAATGTATTAAAGCCTTTGCATATGGcagtcatcttcaaagaaatgcaAGAACAtgtactggagagaaaccttatgaatgtaatcaatgtggtaaagcctttgcacgttATAGTCTtgttcaaaggcataaaagaacacatactggagagaaaccctatggctgtaatgagtgtggtaaagcctttgcttaTTGCAGCACTCTTCAAATCcacaaaagaacacacactggagagaaaccctatgaatgcaagcaatgtggtaaagcctttactCAACACAGCactcttcaattgcataaaagaacccatactggtgagaaaccctatgaatgtaatcagtgtggtaaagcctttgcatgtcaaaGTAGTCTTCAacggcataaaagaacacatactggagagaaaccctatgactGTGATCAATGTGGTAAAACATTTACATGCCAAAGTagtcttcaaatgcataaaagaacccataccggagagaaaccctatgaatgtaatcagtgtggtaaagcctttgcatgtcaaagtagtcttcaaaggcataaaagaacacatactggagagaaaccctatgaatgtaatcagtgtggtaagggctTTGCATGCCAtagtcatcttcaaaggcatgaaagaacacatactggagagaaaccctatgaatgtaatcagtgtcgtaaagcctttgctcatcacactactcttcaaatgcataaaagaacacacactggagagaaaccctataaatgtcatcagtgtggtaaagcctttgcttaTCACACTactcttcaaaggcataaaagaacacatactggagagaaactgtatgaatgtaatcagtgtggtaaatctgtttcatgtctttttcatcttcaaatgcataaaagaatacactggagagaaacccgaGAATGGAAttag
- the LOC142832957 gene encoding zinc finger protein 559-like isoform X5, whose amino-acid sequence MGDQENHDTNAVTYDDVHINFSWEEWNLLDPSQKNLYKDVMLETYKNLTTIGYNWEDHNIEEHCQSSRRYNRHERNEIGEKLSVYTQCIKAFAYGSHLQRNARTCTGEKPYECNQCGKAFARYSLVQRHKRTHTGEKPYGCNECGKAFAYCSTLQIHKRTHTGEKPYECKQCGKAFTQHSTLQLHKRTHTGP is encoded by the exons ATGGGCGACCAAGAAAACCACGACACG aatgcagtgacctatgatgatgtacATATCAACTTCTCTTGGGAAGAGTGgaatttgctggatccttcccagaagaatctctacaaagatgtgatgctggagacctataagaacctcactactatag gatataattgggaagaccataatattgaagaacattgtcaaagttctagaagataTAACAG gcatgaaagaaatgaaattggAGAGAAACTTTCTGTATATACTCAATGTATTAAAGCCTTTGCATATGGcagtcatcttcaaagaaatgcaAGAACAtgtactggagagaaaccttatgaatgtaatcaatgtggtaaagcctttgcacgttATAGTCTtgttcaaaggcataaaagaacacatactggagagaaaccctatggctgtaatgagtgtggtaaagcctttgcttaTTGCAGCACTCTTCAAATCcacaaaagaacacacactggagagaaaccctatgaatgcaagcaatgtggtaaagcctttactCAACACAGCactcttcaattgcataaaagaacccatactg GTCCTTag
- the LOC142832957 gene encoding zinc finger protein 431-like isoform X6 produces MGDQENHDTNAVTYDDVHINFSWEEWNLLDPSQKNLYKDVMLETYKNLTTIGYNWEDHNIEEHCQSSRRYNRSLEFSSPFFSSSVDFYFYLEQCLL; encoded by the exons ATGGGCGACCAAGAAAACCACGACACG aatgcagtgacctatgatgatgtacATATCAACTTCTCTTGGGAAGAGTGgaatttgctggatccttcccagaagaatctctacaaagatgtgatgctggagacctataagaacctcactactatag gatataattgggaagaccataatattgaagaacattgtcaaagttctagaagataTAACAG GTCCTTagaattttcttctccatttttctcaagttctgttgatttttatttctatttagaGCAATGTCTCTTGTAG